One segment of Castanea sativa cultivar Marrone di Chiusa Pesio chromosome 3, ASM4071231v1 DNA contains the following:
- the LOC142626838 gene encoding G-type lectin S-receptor-like serine/threonine-protein kinase RKS1 has product MDAETMVMSLILIMLFFPFCTSVDTLTPDQSIKDGQSLISNKNNFALGFFSPGNSSYRYLGIWFVKVAKQTLVWVANRNDPIFDSSGVLSINQYGNLVLHDSSNRLLWSTNVSVQGTTSSVAQLQDSGNLVLVQGNNNKLIWQSFDHPTDTLLPGMRLGLNRITGLDRFLTSWKSQDDPGTGDYFFKMNPTGSPQGVFYKGSTLYWRSAPWPWPTSSSSATVSWGFNYDSVNNEDEVSYAYSIDDPSIISRLVVGNSGLLQKLMWNDGDLQWKEFWSVPKYRCDNYRHCGAYGKCGPESDNNVYKFECTCLPGYEPKSRKNWDLRDGSGGCVRKQLGLSMCGNGEGFVKVERLKAPDTFNAVWMDMSMSSSECEQACLRNCSCTAFISMNIDGKGTRCLAWYGELVDVSETSYDRWGLNVRVDATELATYTRKSNGFLGHKRQLAITIISVMVTLFMVCLMAYICLMKKRKTKVKRKLHNQSLYFTGTKGYLEGHGLEESSSHPDLLIFDLGCIVAATDNFSPINKLGQGGFGSVFKGQLSNGQEVAIKRLSYSSAQGIEEFKNEVLLIAKLQHRNLVKLFGCCIQGEEKMLIYEYMPNKSLDFFIFDHTRSSLLNWGKRFEIIIGIARGILYLHQDSRLKIIHRDLKTSNVLLDGEMNPKISDFGIARISNGDQIQDTTTRVVGTYGYMSPEYAIFGKFLTKSDVFSFGVILLEIVSGKKNNSSYQRHDSLTLIGHVWELWREDRVLDIVDSSINDSFVSHEVLRCIRIGLLCVQEDAMDRPTMLAVLLMLSCETTLPSPKQPAFIFRRPTNNLRSITGELFYSINDVTITKVEAR; this is encoded by the exons ATGGATGCTGAAACCATGGTCATGTCGTTGATTCTGATCATGCTTTTCTTCCCATTTTGTACTTCCGTTGACACCTTAACACCAGACCAATCCATCAAGGATGGCCAGTCTTTGATTtccaacaaaaataatttcGCCTTAGGCTTCTTCAGTCCCGGCAATTCTAGCTACCGGTATCTTGGTATTTGGTTTGTCAAAGTGGCAAAACAAACTCTTGTGTGGGTGGCAAACAGGAATGATCCTATTTTTGATTCCTCCGGAGTTCTCTCCATCAACCAGTATGGAAACCTTGTCCTCCATGACAGTTCTAACCGTCTTCTTTGGTCTACGAATGTGTCTGTCCAAGGGACAACCTCCTCTGTTGCACAGCTTCAAGACTCAGGAAATCTGGTATTGGTCCAAGGCAATAACAATAAGTTGATATGGCAAAGCTTTGATCATCCTACAGACACTTTGCTTCCAGGCATGAGGCTTGGGTTGAATCGGATAACTGGGCTAGACAGGTTCTTGACATCTTGGAAATCGCAAGATGACCCCGGAACTGGGGACTACTTCTTTAAGATGAATCCTACTGGCTCTCCACAAGGCGTCTTTTATAAGGGTTCGACTTTATATTGGCGGTCAGCTCCATGGCCGTGgccaacatcatcatcatcagcaaCTGTCTCATGGGGTTTTAATTACGATTCTGTTAACAATGAAGATGAGGTATCATACGCCTACTCTATTGATGACCCCTCCATCATTTCTAGACTAGTGGTTGGCAACTCTGGATTACTCCAGAAACTTATGTGGAATGATGGTGACCTTCAATGGAAGGAATTCTGGTCAGTACCTAAATACCGGTGTGACAACTATAGACACTGTGGTGCCTACGGTAAATGTGGTCCTGAGTCTGATAACAATGTTTATAAGTTTGAGTGTACGTGTTTGCCAGGGTATGAACCCAAGTCTCGGAAGAATTGGGATCTCAGAGATGGTTCTGGGGGGTGTGTGAGGAAGCAGTTGGGGTTGTCGATGTGTGGGAATGGAGAAGGGTTTGTGAAGGTGGAGCGTTTGAAGGCTCCTGATACATTTAATGCAGTTTGGATGGACATGAGTATGAGTAGCTCAGAGTGCGAGCAGGCATGCTTGAGAAATTGCTCTTGCACAGCTTTTATCAGCATGAATATTGATGGGAAGGGGACCCGTTGCTTGGCATGGTATGGTGAATTGGTTGACGTTTCGGAAACTTCATATGATAGGTGGGGTCTAAATGTACGTGTAGATGCAACTGAGTTAG cTACTTACACAAGGAAGTCCAATGGTTTTCTTGGCCACAAGAGGCAGCTGGCTATTACAATAATTTCTGTTATGGTGACATTGTTTATGGTATGCTTGATGGCCTATATTTGCCtaatgaagaagaggaaaacaAAAG taaaaagaaaattgcacAATCAATCATTATATTTTACCGGTACTAAAGGCTATTTGGAGGGACATGGGCTAGAGGAGAGTAGTAGTCATCCAgatttattaatctttgatctaGGCTGCATAGTTGCTGCCACTGACAATTTCTCTCCAATCAACAAACTAGGGCAAGGTGGCTTTGGTTCTGTTTTTAAG GGTCAATTATCTAATGGACAGGAAGTAGCTATTAAAAGGCTATCCTACAGTTCAGCACAAGGAATAGAGGAAttcaaaaatgaagttttgtTGATTGCAAAACTTCAGCATAGGAATCTTGTCAAGCTTTTTGGTTGTTGCATTCAGGGGGAAGAAAAGATGTTGATTTATGAGTACATGCCCAACAAAAGCTTggactttttcatttttg atcatacaagaagttcattGCTTAATTGGGGGAAACGCTTTGAAATCATCATTGGGATCGCTCGTGGGATTTTGTATCTTCATCAAGACTCAAGATTAAAAATCATACATAGGGATCTTAAAACTAGTAATGTTCTCTTAGATGGTGAGATGAATCCTAAAATTTCGGATTTCGGGATAGCTCGTATATCCAATGGGGACCAAATTCAAGACACGACAACTAGAGTTGTCGGAACATA TGGTTATATGTCACCAGAGTATGCAATATTTGggaaatttttaacaaaatctgatgtttttagttttggtgtCATATTATTGGAGATCGTTAGTGGCAAGAAGAATAATAGTTCTTATCAAAGGCACGATTCCCTAACTTTGATAGGGCAT GTTTGGGAACTATGGAGAGAAGATAGAGTCTTGGATATAGTTGATTCATCGATAAATGACTCATTTGTTTCCCATGAAGTCTTGAGATGCATTCGAATTGGGCTCTTATGTGTGCAAGAAGATGCAATGGACCGACCAACAATGTTGGCAGTTCTTCTCATGCTAAGTTGTGAAACAACTCTTCCTTCTCCAAAACAACCTGCTTTCATTTTTAGAAGACCTACCAATAATTTGCGATCAATCACAGGTGAGCTGTTTTATTCTATAAATGACGTGACAATCACCAAAGTCGAAGCTCGCTAA
- the LOC142626831 gene encoding F-box protein At1g55000, whose translation MGCCGDKDEILTATTTAESATAIITTSSNLPSVLAYRDTLRLILERLFGGGDDGGVSELARASCVCRVWNSVAYELVVEAFKAKWKLGDVIGKPVSGSFWRDSGIWKFAISHRIVKGDSVASLAVKYSVQVMDIKRLNNMMSDHGIYSRERLLIPVSNPDILVNGACYIELDTYAKREVAVLYLEGGPNGNSSHMLNKMTTEEGKRKVLDSLKRSMQVDDGTAQYYLSISNGNPRAALSEFAEDLKWERQVSLA comes from the exons atggGTTGTTGTGGCGACAAAGACGAAATCCTCACCGCAACAACCACCGCGGAATCCGCAACGGCAATAATAACTACCTCTTCCAACCTCCCTTCGGTCCTTGCGTACCGCGACACTCTCCGCCTGATCCTCGAGAGGCTCTTCGGCGGCGGCGACGACGGCGGCGTCTCAGAGCTCGCTCGAGCGAGTTGCGTGTGCCGAGTCTGGAACTCGGTCGCCTACGAGCTCGTCGTCGAGGCCTTCAAGGCGAAGTGGAAACTCGGAGACGTGATCGGAAAGCCTGTCTCTGGAAGCTTCTGGAGAGACAGTGGGATTTGGAAGTTCGCGATTTCGCATCGGATTGTTAAAGGAGATAGTGTCGCTAGTCTCGCTGTCAAGTACTCTGTTCAG GTTATGGACATAAAACGTTTAAACAACATGATGAGTGACCATGGCATATACTCAAGGGAGAGGTTGTTAATCCCTGTAAGCAATCCTGACATTCTTGTAAATGGTGCATGCTACATTGAGCTAGATACCTATGCAAAAAGGGAAGTGGCAGTGTTGTATCTTGAAGGTGGTCCGAATGGAAACTCTAGCCATATGTTGAATAAGATGACTACTGAAGAAGGCAAGAGAAAGGTTCTTGACTCATTGAAGAGAAGCATGCAAGTTGATGATGGGACTGCTCAATATTACTTATCGATATCAAATGGTAATCCTCGAGCTGCACTTTCTGAATTCGCTGAGGACCTTAAGTGGGAGAGACAAGTGAGCTTGGCCTAG